In Bdellovibrio bacteriovorus, the following are encoded in one genomic region:
- the treS gene encoding maltose alpha-D-glucosyltransferase: MITRQVNEQNPLWYKDAIIYQLHVRAFFDSNDDGIGDFQGLIQKLDYLANLGVTAIWLLPFYPSPLKDDGYDIADYTKVNPAYGNLEDFKEFLHQAHRRNMRVITELVINHTSDQHEWFQKSRRAPPDSYWRNFYVWSDDPKKYKGVRIIFKDFETSNWAWDPVAKSYYWHRFYSHQPDLNFDNPEVQKAVFQAFDFWMEMGVDGMRLDAVPYLFEREGTSCENLPETHDFLKKLRAYIDSKYPGTMLLAEANQWPEDAVNYFGNGDECHMNFHFPLMPRLFMALKMEDRYSIIDILKQTPEIPENCQWATFLRNHDELTLEMVTDEERDYMYKVYASDPRARINLGVRRRLAPLAGNDRRQIELLNSLLFSLPGSPIIYYGDEIGMGDNIYLGDRDGVRTPFQWNLDRNAGFSKTNPQRLYLPVISTPEYHAESINVENLRANPTSLLWWMTKLIALRTSNPVLSRGKINFINNSNPKVLSYVRKLEGEGIVCVVNLSRNAQFVELNLSEFKGATPTEIFGQTEFPKIGEGAYVLTLAPYSFYWLQVSQQEAAEKAGWSTKETPIIFDEDPLQTLRDRKVWAPLSKSIKHYLMRSRWYSGKNRRISTIELVESFPIPMPDEVGPARLAIVRVHFSEGLAESYLLGLGHAKGARAKKMRDEKPQVVIGETSNGHDGVVYDALMDADFCKSLLKAMLTKQNIAGSFGKIISEFYDMEDDQEIPEPQFKGFDQSNSSVLFGDKYYMKFYRRIEEGENPEVELGRYLGEKNFKSTSKYLGNLSYLHGTQASSLAVVQKVVKHEIDGWNLIVNRVEQLGERLITESMLEKSSLKPRLKVELLPEMNPSVGYQEVAGYSLMLAKLLGERTADMHLALGSDDRDPVFIPEPFTPFHQRSVFQSFRNLTDKVLNLLENALPQLEGQTLELAKKVLAAQNLIYDRFAYMKHVPLSGLRTRIHGDYHLGQVLYTGEDFLIIDFEGEPARGFGERKLKRSPLKDVAGMIRSFAYVAEFSNRKYVIKEQDRASLMDHLHTWTTWMSVEFLKSYLNKMAGSELLPKEDRQIESLLKMFLLEKALYEVGYEIQNRPDWVNIPLTGVLEILEDGDGSEKR, from the coding sequence ATGATCACGCGACAAGTGAACGAACAAAACCCTCTTTGGTATAAGGACGCGATTATTTATCAGCTCCACGTTCGGGCCTTTTTTGATTCTAACGATGATGGAATCGGGGATTTTCAAGGCTTAATCCAGAAGTTGGACTATCTGGCCAATTTAGGGGTGACCGCTATCTGGCTTTTGCCTTTTTATCCATCGCCGTTAAAGGATGATGGTTATGATATTGCCGATTATACAAAAGTGAATCCCGCCTACGGAAACTTAGAAGATTTTAAAGAGTTCTTACATCAAGCCCATCGCCGCAATATGCGCGTGATCACAGAACTTGTCATCAATCACACCTCTGATCAGCATGAATGGTTTCAAAAATCTCGCCGTGCGCCGCCAGATTCTTATTGGCGCAACTTTTACGTGTGGAGTGATGATCCGAAAAAATATAAAGGCGTGCGGATTATTTTCAAAGACTTTGAAACTTCGAACTGGGCCTGGGATCCAGTCGCCAAAAGTTATTACTGGCATCGTTTTTATTCCCACCAGCCAGATCTTAATTTTGACAACCCCGAAGTGCAAAAAGCGGTGTTTCAAGCTTTTGATTTCTGGATGGAGATGGGTGTGGACGGCATGCGCCTAGATGCCGTGCCTTACCTTTTTGAGCGCGAAGGGACGAGCTGTGAAAATTTGCCAGAAACCCATGACTTCTTAAAAAAACTCAGAGCCTATATCGATTCGAAATATCCCGGCACCATGCTTTTAGCTGAAGCCAATCAGTGGCCCGAAGATGCGGTTAATTATTTTGGCAACGGCGATGAATGTCATATGAACTTTCACTTCCCGTTGATGCCGCGTCTTTTTATGGCGTTAAAAATGGAAGATCGTTACTCCATTATCGATATTTTAAAACAAACGCCGGAAATTCCAGAAAATTGCCAGTGGGCGACTTTCTTAAGGAATCACGATGAATTGACTTTAGAAATGGTCACGGATGAAGAGCGTGACTATATGTACAAGGTCTATGCCAGTGATCCTCGCGCGCGCATCAATTTAGGTGTACGTCGACGTTTGGCCCCGCTCGCGGGCAATGATCGCCGGCAGATAGAGCTCTTAAACAGTCTTCTTTTTTCACTGCCCGGATCGCCCATTATTTATTATGGCGATGAGATCGGGATGGGAGATAATATTTATCTAGGGGATCGAGATGGAGTAAGAACACCATTTCAGTGGAATCTGGATCGTAACGCCGGTTTTTCTAAAACCAATCCGCAACGTCTTTATTTGCCCGTGATTTCGACTCCCGAATACCATGCGGAATCCATTAACGTTGAAAACCTAAGGGCCAACCCGACGTCCCTCTTATGGTGGATGACGAAATTAATTGCCCTGCGAACTTCGAACCCCGTGCTCAGTCGAGGCAAAATTAATTTTATCAACAATTCAAATCCCAAAGTTTTGTCTTACGTTCGGAAACTTGAGGGCGAGGGCATTGTGTGTGTGGTTAATCTTTCTCGCAATGCGCAGTTTGTGGAATTAAACCTGTCAGAATTTAAAGGCGCAACGCCCACGGAAATTTTTGGACAAACAGAATTTCCAAAGATCGGGGAGGGGGCCTATGTTTTAACCCTGGCCCCTTATTCCTTTTATTGGCTGCAAGTTTCGCAACAAGAAGCCGCTGAAAAAGCAGGATGGAGCACTAAAGAAACTCCTATAATCTTTGACGAAGATCCTTTGCAGACCTTGCGAGATCGTAAAGTCTGGGCGCCGCTTTCGAAATCAATTAAACACTATCTAATGCGCAGTCGTTGGTACAGCGGAAAAAACCGACGTATCAGTACGATTGAACTTGTTGAAAGCTTCCCAATCCCTATGCCTGACGAGGTCGGACCCGCACGTCTTGCTATTGTCAGAGTTCATTTTTCTGAAGGTCTTGCAGAAAGTTATCTTTTGGGGCTGGGCCATGCAAAAGGAGCGCGCGCTAAAAAAATGCGCGATGAAAAACCCCAAGTCGTTATCGGGGAAACCTCAAATGGCCATGATGGAGTGGTTTATGATGCCCTGATGGATGCAGACTTCTGTAAAAGCCTTTTAAAAGCCATGCTAACCAAACAAAATATCGCGGGATCTTTTGGTAAGATCATCTCTGAATTTTATGATATGGAGGACGATCAGGAAATTCCAGAGCCGCAGTTTAAAGGTTTTGATCAAAGCAATTCATCCGTCTTATTTGGTGATAAGTACTATATGAAGTTCTACCGTCGCATCGAAGAAGGTGAAAATCCAGAGGTCGAACTGGGCCGATACTTAGGTGAAAAGAACTTTAAAAGCACTTCGAAATATTTAGGCAATCTTTCTTATTTGCACGGCACCCAAGCTTCTTCGTTAGCGGTGGTGCAAAAAGTTGTCAAACATGAAATTGATGGCTGGAACCTCATCGTAAATCGAGTGGAGCAATTAGGCGAAAGGTTAATCACTGAATCAATGTTGGAAAAGTCTTCGTTGAAGCCGCGCTTGAAAGTGGAATTGCTGCCCGAAATGAATCCTTCGGTTGGTTATCAAGAAGTGGCTGGTTATTCCTTGATGCTGGCTAAACTTTTAGGCGAAAGAACGGCCGACATGCATCTCGCACTGGGTTCTGATGATCGTGATCCGGTCTTTATTCCGGAGCCTTTTACACCTTTCCACCAAAGATCCGTATTCCAAAGTTTTAGAAACTTGACCGACAAAGTTTTAAACCTTTTAGAAAATGCGCTACCTCAACTTGAGGGTCAGACCTTAGAGCTCGCTAAAAAAGTATTGGCCGCGCAAAATCTTATCTATGATCGTTTTGCTTATATGAAGCATGTACCTTTAAGTGGATTGCGTACGCGTATCCATGGGGACTACCACCTCGGGCAGGTCCTTTATACGGGCGAAGATTTCTTGATTATCGACTTTGAAGGAGAGCCCGCACGCGGATTTGGGGAAAGAAAATTAAAGCGCAGTCCGCTAAAAGATGTGGCCGGTATGATCAGATCTTTTGCCTACGTCGCCGAGTTTTCAAATCGCAAGTATGTGATCAAAGAACAAGACCGGGCTTCGCTGATGGATCACTTACATACTTGGACCACGTGGATGAGTGTCGAATTCCTAAAATCTTACTTAAACAAAATGGCGGGCAGTGAACTTTTGCCAAAAGAAGATCGGCAGATTGAAAGTCTGCTTAAAATGTTCTTATTAGAAAAAGCCCTGTATGAAGTGGGCTACGAAATCCAAAATCGCCCCGATTGGGTGAATATTCCTTTAACCGGAGTTTTAGAGATTTTAGAAGACGGGGACGGAAGTGAAAAACGCTAA
- the treZ gene encoding malto-oligosyltrehalose trehalohydrolase, translating into MDTKRIGAHVSGNNVEFRVWAPQAEKVEVLLPEAHLLSPEEKGYFSARIPGIKAGQLYKFRLNGKEELPDPASRFQPEGVHGPSQVVDEPFSWSDQSWKGVPLEELVIYELHVGTFTAEGTFLAVKNHLARLKDLGITAIEIMPVSQFPGKRNWGYDGVSPFAPQNSYGQKNAPEELKSLVNECHKHGIAVILDVVYNHMGPEGNYLPKWGPYFQDKYKTPWGEALNFDGEHSDEVRHYFLQNVRQWIEEYHFDGLRLDAIHAILDTSARPFLAEATDLAHDLAEKLDRHVWMIAESDGNDPRVLQSTREGGLGFDAQWADDLHHCIHSNLTKENEGYYSDYVGEEKILDVFKHGTYFRGQYSDFRKRRHGRPYSLKDRHRLVVCAQNHDQIGNRARGERLGSLVDEEKLKAAAALNLLSGGMPLIFMGEEIGESNPFAYFVDHTDKELRTAVREGRKKEFAAFTWKGEIPDPGAEETFNKSKPQWSELNSERGKKFTALYKSLINTSKELRRRKVWNHPDLEVKIVNSVLQAQLKNQFKLSISLQSPYTAEVSYE; encoded by the coding sequence ATGGACACTAAGCGCATCGGCGCCCATGTCAGCGGCAATAATGTCGAGTTTCGGGTTTGGGCCCCGCAAGCAGAAAAAGTGGAAGTTCTTTTGCCCGAAGCTCATTTATTAAGCCCGGAAGAAAAAGGATATTTTTCTGCCCGTATCCCAGGAATTAAAGCGGGGCAGTTGTACAAATTTCGTCTGAACGGAAAAGAGGAACTGCCGGACCCCGCATCGCGTTTTCAGCCCGAAGGGGTGCATGGTCCCTCCCAAGTGGTGGACGAGCCGTTTTCCTGGAGTGATCAGAGTTGGAAAGGGGTTCCTTTAGAGGAACTTGTTATCTATGAGCTGCATGTGGGAACTTTTACTGCTGAAGGAACTTTTTTGGCCGTCAAAAATCACTTGGCGCGATTAAAAGATCTGGGGATTACCGCGATAGAGATCATGCCGGTTTCTCAATTTCCGGGCAAACGAAACTGGGGCTATGATGGGGTGAGTCCTTTTGCGCCACAAAACTCTTACGGGCAAAAAAACGCACCAGAAGAATTAAAAAGCTTAGTGAATGAATGTCACAAACACGGCATCGCCGTTATTTTAGATGTCGTTTATAACCACATGGGGCCTGAGGGAAATTATCTGCCGAAGTGGGGGCCCTACTTTCAAGATAAATACAAAACCCCGTGGGGCGAAGCTTTAAATTTCGATGGCGAACACAGCGATGAAGTTCGCCATTATTTTTTACAGAATGTTCGCCAATGGATTGAAGAATATCATTTCGATGGGCTTCGTTTAGATGCGATCCACGCGATCTTAGATACGTCCGCCAGACCTTTTTTAGCCGAAGCCACTGATCTAGCTCATGACTTGGCAGAAAAATTAGATCGCCATGTTTGGATGATTGCCGAAAGTGATGGCAATGACCCGCGAGTTCTGCAATCCACCCGTGAGGGTGGTTTAGGATTTGATGCTCAGTGGGCCGATGATCTTCATCATTGCATTCATTCTAACTTAACCAAAGAAAACGAAGGTTATTATTCAGACTACGTGGGCGAAGAAAAGATTTTAGACGTGTTTAAGCATGGCACTTATTTTCGTGGGCAGTATTCGGATTTTAGAAAACGCCGCCATGGAAGGCCTTACAGCTTAAAAGATCGCCATCGCTTGGTAGTCTGCGCACAGAATCATGACCAAATAGGCAACCGCGCTCGCGGGGAAAGATTGGGGTCACTCGTGGATGAAGAAAAGCTAAAAGCGGCCGCGGCCTTAAATCTTCTATCTGGTGGGATGCCCTTAATCTTTATGGGGGAAGAAATTGGAGAGTCAAATCCCTTTGCCTATTTTGTGGATCATACTGATAAAGAATTACGGACCGCCGTGCGCGAAGGCAGAAAAAAAGAGTTTGCTGCCTTCACTTGGAAAGGGGAGATTCCAGATCCCGGTGCTGAAGAAACCTTTAATAAATCTAAGCCGCAGTGGTCTGAATTAAATTCGGAAAGAGGGAAAAAATTCACCGCGCTCTATAAGTCCTTAATTAATACATCTAAGGAGTTGCGTCGCCGGAAAGTTTGGAATCATCCGGATTTAGAAGTGAAGATCGTGAATTCAGTTTTACAGGCTCAGCTTAAAAATCAGTTTAAGCTTTCCATATCGCTTCAATCTCCGTATACGGCGGAGGTGTCTTATGAATAA
- a CDS encoding 4-alpha-glucanotransferase: MKNANLWRKAARMSGVQTDFIDANKKLIKVPLPTLKAVVCHLNQKKIEHADPLKIIEERRERKIFRLISPVLLVHKDQVRSTVYLPENTDVRLVQVTLKKENGESHRVSPIFEKSQRIYKTTQGPYQRWQFSIKENLDVGYHQMFFQIGASEVKCLLLVPPKKRKMVPDKLQGLFAPLYAMHSSKSWGLGDLRDLNDLQVKAQSWGVDFIGTLPLLANFYEGPHKDISPYSPCSKLFWNEIYLYIPDLLPEGFKDLELQNKIQILNATAWVDYESVFRLKKNVLSQLAEEFFKNTLPEDYLLFLKEKPLVKEYAQFRSQGRETETQYHLYVQYHMERQMALVGKHLYLDYPVGVHPESFDCAYFSDYFLKSMSVGAPPDIMFTGGQNWGFNPLDPIHLRELHYEYFIQTLRHHMKKSCVLRLDHVMALHRLYVIPANSSADCGAYLRYNGDELFAIVAIEAYKNNVLAVGENLGTVPDMVQEYLLKYEISGMWLMVFEGGKNPTESIKKIPPKNLAAFSTHDMLPFAGFVKKENTSAWRRDFFEKSNADLFPKMMTKMAESPAEILLINIEDLWLEDRPQNIPGRSSFPNWQRKLKYSQEQWTSNPDFTDFIKRLKELRNTRRTHADDFEIGRLISI, translated from the coding sequence GTGAAAAACGCTAATTTGTGGCGAAAAGCGGCCCGCATGAGCGGGGTGCAGACTGATTTTATCGATGCGAATAAAAAGCTCATAAAAGTTCCTTTGCCGACTTTAAAGGCCGTGGTTTGTCACTTGAACCAAAAAAAGATCGAACATGCCGACCCCTTAAAAATTATCGAAGAGCGCCGCGAGCGAAAAATATTTCGTCTGATCAGTCCAGTCCTCCTCGTGCATAAGGATCAGGTGCGCTCTACCGTTTATTTGCCTGAAAACACCGACGTCCGGTTGGTGCAGGTGACCTTAAAAAAAGAAAACGGGGAAAGTCATCGGGTTTCCCCCATTTTTGAAAAAAGCCAAAGGATATATAAAACCACTCAAGGGCCGTATCAACGTTGGCAGTTTTCCATAAAAGAAAATCTTGATGTCGGTTATCATCAAATGTTTTTTCAGATAGGCGCTAGTGAAGTTAAGTGTCTCCTTTTGGTTCCTCCCAAAAAGCGCAAAATGGTCCCCGATAAGCTGCAGGGCTTATTTGCTCCGTTATATGCCATGCACAGCTCTAAAAGCTGGGGGCTCGGAGATTTGAGAGATCTTAATGATCTTCAAGTGAAAGCCCAGTCTTGGGGGGTGGATTTTATTGGGACCTTGCCGCTTTTAGCGAATTTTTACGAAGGCCCGCACAAAGATATCAGTCCTTACTCGCCCTGTTCGAAATTATTTTGGAATGAAATCTATCTTTATATTCCTGATTTGCTTCCAGAAGGATTTAAAGATCTTGAACTTCAAAATAAGATTCAAATCTTAAATGCGACGGCCTGGGTGGATTACGAATCCGTCTTTAGGTTAAAGAAAAACGTTCTTTCCCAATTGGCAGAAGAGTTTTTTAAGAACACCTTGCCGGAGGACTACCTTCTTTTTTTAAAAGAAAAACCATTGGTGAAAGAGTACGCGCAGTTTCGGTCTCAAGGTCGAGAAACAGAAACACAGTATCATCTTTATGTGCAATATCACATGGAACGTCAAATGGCGCTCGTCGGAAAACATCTTTATCTTGATTATCCCGTCGGTGTTCATCCTGAAAGTTTTGATTGTGCCTATTTTAGTGATTACTTCTTAAAATCGATGAGTGTGGGGGCTCCGCCAGATATCATGTTTACAGGCGGACAAAACTGGGGATTTAATCCGCTAGACCCGATCCATTTGCGCGAACTGCATTACGAATACTTTATTCAAACTCTTCGCCATCATATGAAAAAATCTTGTGTGTTGCGCTTAGATCATGTGATGGCCCTGCATCGTCTTTATGTTATTCCCGCTAATTCTTCTGCCGATTGTGGCGCCTATTTAAGATATAACGGGGATGAGCTTTTTGCGATTGTGGCAATTGAAGCCTATAAAAACAACGTGCTCGCCGTCGGTGAAAATCTGGGGACAGTGCCAGACATGGTCCAAGAATATCTTTTAAAGTATGAGATCTCTGGTATGTGGCTGATGGTCTTTGAGGGAGGAAAAAATCCCACCGAAAGCATTAAAAAAATTCCACCTAAAAACCTGGCGGCCTTTAGCACGCATGACATGCTTCCTTTTGCTGGCTTTGTCAAAAAAGAAAACACCTCGGCTTGGCGTCGAGATTTTTTTGAAAAATCCAACGCCGATTTATTTCCTAAGATGATGACCAAGATGGCTGAAAGTCCGGCTGAAATTTTATTGATCAATATTGAAGATTTGTGGCTTGAAGATCGACCACAAAATATCCCGGGGCGCTCGTCATTTCCAAACTGGCAAAGAAAACTGAAATACAGCCAAGAACAGTGGACGTCCAATCCAGATTTTACAGATTTTATTAAGCGCTTAAAAGAACTCAGAAATACTCGGAGAACTCATGCAGACGATTTTGAAATCGGAAGACTTATATCTATTTAA
- the glgB gene encoding 1,4-alpha-glucan branching protein GlgB, producing MQTILKSEDLYLFNEGSHHRSYMQMGAHPSAKEGVWFSVWAPSAQKVAVAGDFNGWSHSQHPLHVLDNSGVWSGFVRDAKIGQQYKFIVTTAQGQTLEKADPYAFYTEEPPRTASRICSLQYDWQDGEWMKNRGRVQKADQAMSIYEIHLGSWKRNLEAGGRSLTYRELAAELPKYMQEMQFTHVEMMPVMEHPFYGSWGYQTTGYFAPTSRYGTPQDFMFLVDELHRHRIGVILDWVPSHFPSDLFSLSNFDGTALFEHEDPKLGYHPDWNSLIFNYGRHEVRSFLISSALFWLDKYHIDGLRVDAVASMLYLDYSRKSGEWIPNRYGGRENLEAIEFLKDLNRAVYEHFPDVHTIAEESTAWPRVSAPTYIGGLGFGMKWDMGWMHDTLEYFSKDPIHRGYHQNQLSFRMMYAFQENFVMSISHDEVVYGKGSVYNKMSGDEWQKLANLRTLYAYMYAMPGKKLLFMGCEFAQKSEWNHESSLDWHLLQNPGHKQIQDLVRDLNHIYKTESALHVMDFEPAGFEWLDASDSHNSVYSFFRYDKDGNIILCAFNMTPIPRHCYRLGVPQKGKWREILNTDSSSYGGSGVQNSPDLSSEDISGHGRPQSLCVTLPPLGAVYLKWEKSDGH from the coding sequence ATGCAGACGATTTTGAAATCGGAAGACTTATATCTATTTAACGAAGGATCTCACCACCGCTCTTATATGCAGATGGGGGCGCATCCTTCAGCCAAAGAAGGTGTGTGGTTTTCTGTATGGGCGCCCTCGGCCCAAAAAGTGGCGGTGGCTGGGGATTTCAATGGCTGGAGTCATTCTCAACATCCTTTACATGTTTTAGATAACTCCGGCGTTTGGTCGGGTTTTGTTCGTGATGCTAAAATAGGTCAGCAGTACAAATTCATTGTCACGACGGCGCAAGGTCAAACACTAGAAAAAGCCGACCCGTATGCTTTTTATACCGAAGAGCCGCCACGCACGGCCAGTCGCATTTGTTCACTTCAATATGATTGGCAAGATGGCGAATGGATGAAAAATCGGGGGCGCGTGCAAAAAGCCGATCAGGCCATGTCGATTTATGAAATTCATTTAGGCTCTTGGAAAAGAAATTTAGAAGCCGGGGGGCGCTCGCTCACTTATCGCGAATTGGCTGCGGAATTACCTAAGTACATGCAAGAAATGCAATTCACCCATGTCGAAATGATGCCGGTGATGGAGCATCCGTTTTATGGTTCTTGGGGATATCAGACGACGGGCTATTTTGCACCGACCAGTCGGTACGGGACTCCTCAAGATTTTATGTTTTTGGTGGATGAACTTCATCGACACCGCATTGGTGTCATTTTAGACTGGGTGCCATCGCATTTTCCCAGCGATCTGTTTTCGCTTTCCAATTTTGATGGGACGGCTCTTTTTGAGCATGAAGATCCTAAGCTTGGTTATCATCCGGACTGGAACAGTTTGATTTTTAATTATGGCCGTCATGAGGTGCGCAGCTTTTTAATCTCCAGTGCGCTTTTTTGGTTAGACAAATACCACATTGATGGACTGCGCGTGGATGCGGTGGCTTCGATGCTGTACCTGGATTATTCACGAAAATCGGGGGAATGGATTCCAAATCGCTATGGCGGCAGAGAAAACTTAGAAGCCATTGAGTTTTTAAAAGATCTTAATCGCGCCGTGTATGAACATTTTCCCGATGTTCATACGATTGCCGAAGAATCTACCGCTTGGCCCCGAGTTTCAGCCCCCACCTATATTGGAGGTTTGGGATTTGGCATGAAGTGGGACATGGGGTGGATGCATGACACCTTAGAATATTTCAGTAAAGATCCGATCCACCGCGGATATCACCAAAATCAATTAAGCTTTCGTATGATGTATGCCTTTCAAGAAAATTTCGTGATGTCGATTTCTCATGATGAGGTCGTTTACGGTAAAGGTTCCGTTTATAACAAAATGAGCGGCGATGAATGGCAGAAGCTCGCTAATTTGCGCACGCTGTATGCTTATATGTATGCCATGCCCGGAAAGAAGTTGTTATTTATGGGGTGTGAGTTCGCGCAAAAATCGGAATGGAATCATGAAAGCAGCTTAGACTGGCATCTTTTGCAAAATCCCGGGCACAAACAAATTCAGGATCTGGTGCGCGACTTAAATCATATTTATAAAACCGAATCCGCCCTGCACGTGATGGATTTCGAACCCGCCGGATTTGAATGGCTTGATGCCTCGGACAGTCACAACAGTGTTTATAGTTTCTTCCGTTATGATAAGGACGGTAACATAATTCTTTGTGCCTTTAATATGACTCCGATCCCAAGACATTGTTATCGCTTGGGTGTGCCGCAAAAAGGAAAGTGGCGAGAAATCTTAAATACGGATTCTTCAAGTTATGGAGGCAGTGGGGTGCAGAACTCGCCGGATCTTTCTTCAGAAGACATCTCCGGTCATGGCAGACCTCAAAGTTTGTGTGTAACACTGCCCCCGCTGGGAGCTGTATATTTAAAATGGGAGAAGTCTGATGGACACTAA